The following proteins are encoded in a genomic region of Diabrotica virgifera virgifera chromosome 1, PGI_DIABVI_V3a:
- the LOC126891607 gene encoding uncharacterized protein DDB_G0274171-like, translating to MKYVMLFLACVSYVLSAKRNCTEFNPKPCYTEEQCKVAICTEPTTCPRDEVLKKLPCKCCRECVPTDCQVDCAAVQCSKPICPRGQLPTSVPCQCCPQCLPATEPNCKSVKCPQIKCRKWEIEVKLDCYCCPFCSPILP from the coding sequence ATGAAGTACGTTATGCTATTTCTTGCTTGCGTTTCATATGTTTTATCAGCAAAAAGAAACTGTACCGAATTTAATCCAAAACCTTGCTACACCGAAGAACAGTGCAAAGTTGCTATTTGTACCGAACCTACCACATGTCCAAGAGATGAGGTCTTGAAGAAACTACCCTGCAAATGTTGTCGAGAATGCGTTCCAACAGATTGTCAGGTTGACTGTGCAGCTGTTCAATGTTCAAAGCCAATTTGTCCTCGTGGTCAGCTTCCTACATCGGTTCCTTGTCAGTGTTGTCCTCAGTGTTTACCAGCAACTGAGCCAAACTGCAAATCGGTGAAATGTCCTCAAATAAAATGTCGCAAATGGGAGATTGAAGTTAAACTTGATTGTTACTGTTGTCCATTTTGTAGTCCTATTCTTCCGTAA